GCCGTGATGCACCAGCAGACTGTCCGCGCCCGCTGCGACGGCCTGCCGGAGCACCGCCAGCGACGCCGTGACCGCCGTCGCGAGCCGCCGCGTCTCGGACCGCCCCTCCACCTGCAGACCGTTTGGACAGTAGTCGCGGAAACGGGGGACCTCGAGCAGGCGTTCGGTATAATCGACCAATTCACTCGTCTGCATGACCGATCACTATTCCGTGCGCAAGCTCTGGCTCATCTTTGCTCAAACCGCCACCATCTGCCTGGCCATTCTTTTCGTGGTGTCGACCCTGCGACCCGAGCTCGTGTCGTGGGGCAGCCGCGGCCAGCTGGTGACCATCCGGGAAGCGACCACCGTCGGCGCGGAGGGCGCGAAGGCGCCATCCTACAACGCGGCCGTCGCGCGCGCGACGCCGGCGGTGGTGAACATCTTCACCAGCAAGGATGCGCGCATGCAGTCGCATCCGTTCATGGATGATCCGCTGTTCCGGCGCTTCTTCGGTGAAGAGTCGCGCAACGAGCAGCGCAAGGAATCGAGCCTCGGTTCCGGCGTCATCGTCAGCACCGACGGCTACATCCTCACCAATCACCACGTCGTCGAGCAGGCCGACGAGATCGAGATCGCGCTGGCCGACGGACGCCGCGCGCGGGCGCGTATCGTGGGTGCCGATCCGGAGACCGACCTCGCCGTGCTCAAGGCCGAGATCAAGGACGTGCCCAGCATCGCCTTTGGCGCTGCCGAGGGA
The genomic region above belongs to Betaproteobacteria bacterium and contains:
- a CDS encoding trypsin-like peptidase domain-containing protein, with product MTDHYSVRKLWLIFAQTATICLAILFVVSTLRPELVSWGSRGQLVTIREATTVGAEGAKAPSYNAAVARATPAVVNIFTSKDARMQSHPFMDDPLFRRFFGEESRNEQRKESSLGSGVIVSTDGYILTNHHVVEQADEIEIALADGRRARARIVGADPETDLAVLKAEIKDVPSIAFGAAEGVRVGDVVLAIGNPFGVGQTVTMGIVSALGRTHLGINTFENFIQTDAAINPGNSGGALIDASGNLIGINTAIYSRTGGSQGIGFAIPESVAKQVLQQIVANGAVTRGWIGVEAQDLSKELADSFGLKA